The Streptomyces sp. NBC_00162 genome window below encodes:
- a CDS encoding urease subunit alpha, which yields MAEISRQTYADLFGPTAGDRIRLADTDLFVEIEQDLGGGPGRAGDEAVFGGGKVIRESMGQARTTRAEGAPDTVITGVVILDHWGIVKADLGIRDGRICGIGKAGNPDTMDGVDPALVIGPETEIIAGNGKIVTAGAIDAHVHFISPTVIEEALASGITTLVGGGTGPAEGTKATTVTPGPWHLARMFAALEAYPVNIGLLGKGNTMSTEAMHSQLRGGALGFKLHEDWGTTPAVIDACLSVCEETGAQVAIHTDTLNEAGFVGDTLAAIAGRTIHSYHTEGAGGGHAPDIITVVSEPNILPSSTNPTRPHTVNTVEEHLDMLMVCHHLNPAVPEDLAFAESRIRPSTIAAEDVLHDLGAISIISSDSQAMGRVGEVVLRTWQTAHVMKKRRGFLPGDGPADNQRARRYVAKYTINPAVAQGLAREIGSVETGKLADLVLWNPAFFGVKPELVIKGGQIAYAQMGDANASIPTPQPVLPRPMFGSHGRAPGLNSLNFTAQAALDDGLPERLGLGKAFVAIESTRKVGKADMRNNDAMPRVEVDADTFTVTIDGEAVEPAPAAELPMAQRYFLF from the coding sequence ATGGCTGAGATCTCCCGCCAGACGTACGCCGACCTCTTCGGGCCAACCGCCGGTGACCGGATCCGGCTGGCCGACACCGACCTCTTCGTCGAGATCGAGCAGGACCTCGGCGGCGGCCCCGGCCGCGCCGGCGACGAGGCCGTCTTCGGCGGCGGCAAGGTGATCCGCGAGTCCATGGGGCAGGCCCGAACCACCCGGGCCGAGGGCGCACCCGACACCGTGATCACCGGGGTCGTGATCCTCGACCACTGGGGCATCGTCAAGGCCGACCTCGGCATACGCGACGGCCGTATCTGCGGCATCGGCAAGGCCGGCAACCCCGACACCATGGACGGCGTGGACCCGGCCCTGGTGATCGGCCCCGAGACCGAGATCATCGCGGGCAACGGGAAGATCGTCACCGCCGGCGCCATCGACGCCCACGTGCACTTCATCTCCCCGACGGTCATCGAAGAGGCGCTCGCCTCCGGCATCACCACCCTCGTCGGCGGCGGCACAGGACCGGCCGAGGGCACCAAGGCCACCACCGTCACCCCAGGGCCCTGGCACCTGGCCCGCATGTTCGCGGCGCTGGAGGCCTACCCCGTCAACATCGGCCTGCTCGGCAAGGGCAACACCATGTCCACCGAGGCCATGCACTCCCAGCTGCGCGGCGGCGCACTCGGCTTCAAGCTCCACGAGGACTGGGGAACCACCCCGGCCGTCATCGACGCCTGCCTGAGCGTCTGCGAGGAGACCGGGGCCCAGGTCGCCATCCACACGGACACGCTCAACGAGGCCGGGTTCGTCGGCGACACCCTCGCGGCCATCGCCGGGCGGACGATCCACTCGTACCACACCGAAGGCGCGGGCGGCGGGCACGCCCCCGACATCATCACCGTGGTCTCCGAGCCCAACATCCTGCCCAGCTCCACCAATCCGACCCGGCCGCACACCGTCAACACCGTCGAGGAACACCTCGACATGCTGATGGTCTGCCACCACCTGAACCCGGCCGTCCCCGAGGACCTCGCGTTCGCCGAATCCCGGATCCGGCCCTCGACCATCGCCGCCGAGGACGTCCTGCACGACCTCGGGGCCATCTCCATCATCTCCTCCGACTCCCAGGCCATGGGCCGGGTCGGCGAGGTCGTCCTGCGCACCTGGCAGACCGCCCACGTGATGAAGAAGAGGCGCGGCTTCCTCCCCGGCGACGGACCGGCCGACAACCAGCGCGCCCGACGCTACGTCGCCAAGTACACGATCAACCCCGCCGTCGCCCAGGGACTGGCCCGCGAGATCGGCTCGGTCGAGACCGGCAAACTCGCCGACCTCGTCCTGTGGAACCCCGCCTTCTTCGGGGTCAAGCCCGAACTGGTCATCAAGGGCGGCCAGATCGCCTACGCGCAGATGGGCGACGCCAACGCCTCCATCCCCACCCCGCAGCCCGTACTGCCCCGGCCGATGTTCGGCAGCCACGGGCGCGCGCCCGGCCTGAACTCGCTCAACTTCACCGCACAGGCCGCGCTCGACGACGGACTGCCCGAGAGGCTCGGCCTTGGCAAGGCCTTCGTGGCCATAGAGAGCACCCGCAAGGTCGGCAAGGCGGACATGCGCAACAACGACGCCATGCCCAGGGTCGAGGTCGACGCCGACACCTTCACCGTCACCATCGACGGGGAGGCCGTGGAACCCGCGCCCGCCGCGGAACTGCCCATGGCCCAGAGATACTTCTTGTTTTGA
- a CDS encoding urease accessory protein UreF: MSLAALLVLADGRFPAGGHAHSGGAEAACKAGRIHDAATLEDFCRGRLHTAGLTAAALAAAAALGLDPAELDAAADARTPSPALRAAARRLGRQLLRAARATWPAAELEALAAAFPRGAHQPVVLGLTARAAGLGPLDAAHVAAYESIGGPATATVRLLGLDPFEASGVLARLAPALDAVAAQAAEAAHRARTEGTEALPAASSPLLEIAAEVHADWPVRLFAS; the protein is encoded by the coding sequence ATGAGCCTCGCCGCGCTGCTCGTCCTCGCCGACGGCCGCTTCCCCGCCGGGGGCCACGCCCACTCCGGCGGGGCCGAGGCCGCCTGCAAGGCGGGCCGGATCCACGACGCCGCCACCCTGGAGGACTTCTGCCGGGGCCGGCTGCACACCGCCGGGCTCACCGCGGCCGCCCTCGCCGCGGCCGCCGCGCTCGGCCTCGACCCGGCGGAGCTCGACGCCGCCGCCGACGCCCGTACCCCGTCGCCCGCCCTGCGCGCCGCCGCGCGGCGCCTGGGCCGCCAGCTGCTGCGGGCCGCCCGGGCCACCTGGCCCGCCGCCGAACTGGAAGCGCTGGCCGCCGCGTTCCCGCGCGGGGCCCACCAGCCCGTCGTACTCGGCCTCACCGCCCGGGCGGCCGGGCTCGGGCCGCTCGATGCCGCGCACGTGGCGGCGTACGAGAGTATCGGCGGGCCCGCGACCGCGACCGTGCGGCTGCTGGGCCTGGACCCCTTCGAGGCGAGCGGGGTGCTGGCCCGGCTCGCCCCCGCGCTCGACGCCGTCGCGGCCCAGGCGGCCGAGGCCGCGCACCGGGCCCGCACGGAGGGCACGGAGGCCCTACCCGCGGCCTCCTCGCCCCTGCTGGAGATCGCGGCAGAGGTCCATGCCGACTGGCCGGTACGCCTCTTCGCTTCCTGA
- a CDS encoding urease accessory protein UreD, whose amino-acid sequence MTSAAPVTPAGVRATARVHAVADGRGGTALPLLAGDGPLALRRTRGTAAEAGVMLVGAMSAPLGGDHLTVEATAGAGARLALASAAATLALPGRGGEPARYDVRLTLEDGASVRWLPEPLVSVRGSDLRVHTRVRLAPTARLLLREEQVLGRCGEASGLLRSRLTATRGGRPLLDQELTCGPGAPGGWDGPAGLAGHRALGQLLVVDPAFALAPPAAGVLGEFAAVTPLAGPAVLVTALAPDALRLRELLDAAARTYGPPPQA is encoded by the coding sequence GTGACCAGCGCGGCTCCCGTCACCCCCGCGGGCGTGCGGGCCACCGCCCGCGTCCACGCCGTCGCCGACGGCCGGGGCGGCACCGCCCTGCCGCTGCTGGCCGGGGACGGGCCGCTCGCGCTGCGCCGCACCAGGGGGACCGCCGCCGAGGCCGGGGTCATGCTGGTCGGCGCCATGAGCGCCCCGCTGGGCGGCGACCACCTCACCGTCGAGGCGACCGCGGGCGCCGGGGCGCGGCTCGCCCTCGCCTCGGCGGCGGCCACCCTGGCCCTGCCCGGCCGGGGCGGCGAGCCCGCGCGGTACGACGTACGCCTGACCCTGGAGGACGGCGCGTCGGTGCGGTGGCTGCCGGAGCCGCTGGTCTCCGTGCGCGGCAGCGACCTGCGGGTGCACACGCGGGTCCGACTGGCACCCACGGCCCGGCTGCTGCTGCGCGAGGAACAGGTGCTGGGTCGCTGCGGGGAGGCCTCCGGCCTGCTGCGCAGCCGGCTCACCGCCACCCGCGGGGGCCGCCCCCTGCTGGATCAGGAGCTGACCTGCGGACCCGGTGCGCCCGGCGGCTGGGACGGTCCCGCGGGGCTGGCGGGGCACCGGGCGCTCGGCCAACTCCTCGTCGTGGACCCGGCCTTCGCCCTGGCCCCGCCCGCGGCCGGGGTGCTGGGCGAGTTCGCCGCCGTCACTCCGCTGGCCGGCCCGGCCGTCCTCGTGACCGCCCTGGCCCCCGACGCCCTGCGGCTGCGGGAACTGCTCGACGCGGCCGCCCGGACCTACGGTCCGCCGCCCCAGGCGTAG
- a CDS encoding urease subunit gamma: protein MQLTPHEQERLLIHVAADVAAKRRARGVRLNHPEAIALITSHILEGARDGRTVAELMTSGRTVLGRAEVMEGIPEMIHDVQVEATFPDGTKLVTVHDPIV from the coding sequence GTGCAACTGACACCGCACGAGCAGGAAAGACTGCTCATCCACGTGGCCGCTGACGTGGCGGCGAAGCGCAGGGCCCGCGGGGTCCGCCTCAACCATCCCGAGGCGATCGCGCTGATCACCTCGCACATCCTCGAAGGCGCCCGCGACGGGCGGACCGTGGCCGAGCTGATGACCTCCGGCCGTACCGTGCTCGGCCGCGCGGAGGTCATGGAGGGGATCCCCGAGATGATCCACGACGTGCAGGTCGAGGCCACCTTCCCGGACGGCACCAAACTCGTCACCGTCCACGATCCGATCGTCTGA
- a CDS encoding lysophospholipid acyltransferase family protein → MFYHLLKHVLLGPLLRLLFRPRIEGLENIPAEGAAIIAGNHLSFSDHFLMPAILKRRITFLAKAEYFTGPGVKGRLTAAFFRSAGQIPVDRSGKDAGQAALREGLGVLAKDELLGIYPEGTRSHDGRLYKGKVGVAAMALGAGVPVVPCAMVGTFEIQPPGQKIPNIRRVTIRFGEPMDFSRYAGLEGERAVLRAVTDEIMYAILELSGQEYVDRYAAEVKAEEEEERKKARRRSR, encoded by the coding sequence GTGTTCTACCACTTGCTCAAGCACGTGTTGCTCGGTCCGCTGCTGCGGCTGCTGTTCAGGCCGCGGATCGAGGGCCTGGAGAACATCCCGGCGGAGGGGGCCGCGATCATCGCGGGCAACCACCTGTCGTTCTCCGACCACTTCCTGATGCCCGCGATCCTCAAGCGGCGGATCACGTTCCTCGCGAAGGCCGAGTACTTCACCGGCCCGGGGGTCAAGGGGCGGCTCACCGCCGCCTTCTTCCGCAGCGCCGGGCAGATCCCCGTGGACCGCTCCGGCAAGGACGCCGGCCAGGCGGCTCTGCGCGAGGGGCTGGGGGTGCTGGCCAAGGACGAACTGCTGGGCATCTACCCGGAGGGCACGCGCTCGCACGACGGGCGGCTGTACAAGGGCAAGGTGGGCGTGGCCGCGATGGCCCTGGGAGCCGGGGTGCCCGTCGTGCCGTGCGCGATGGTCGGCACCTTCGAGATCCAGCCCCCCGGGCAGAAGATCCCGAACATCCGGCGGGTGACGATCCGCTTCGGCGAGCCGATGGACTTCTCCCGGTACGCCGGGCTGGAGGGCGAACGGGCCGTCCTGCGGGCCGTCACCGACGAGATCATGTACGCCATCCTCGAACTGTCCGGCCAGGAGTACGTCGACCGGTACGCGGCCGAGGTCAAGGCCGAGGAAGAGGAGGAACGGAAGAAGGCCCGGCGCAGGTCGCGCTGA
- a CDS encoding 6-phosphofructokinase — protein MRIGVLTSGGDCPGLNAVIRSVVHRAVVDHGDEVIGFHDGWKGLLEADYRKLDLDAVGGILARGGTILGSSRVQPAHLRDGVERARGHVADLGLDAIIPIGGEGTLKAANLLSQAGLPIVGVPKTIDNDIASTDVTFGFDTAVGVATEALDRLKTTAESHQRVMVVEVMGRHTGWIALHSGMAAGAHAIVVPERPFDIDELTAIVGERFSAGKRFAIVVVAEGAKPRAGSMDFEEGGTDMYGHERFAGIGNRLAVELEHRLGKEARPVILGHVQRGGTPTAYDRVLATRFGWHAVEAAHRGEFGMLTALRGTDIVMVPLAEATSTLKTVPAERYDEAQTVL, from the coding sequence ATGCGCATTGGTGTGCTCACTTCCGGTGGCGACTGCCCCGGCCTGAATGCCGTCATCCGCTCCGTCGTGCACCGCGCGGTCGTCGACCACGGTGACGAGGTGATCGGCTTCCACGACGGCTGGAAGGGCCTGCTGGAGGCGGACTACCGCAAGCTCGACCTCGACGCCGTCGGCGGCATCCTCGCCCGCGGCGGCACCATCCTCGGCTCCTCCCGGGTGCAGCCCGCGCACCTGCGCGACGGCGTGGAGCGCGCCCGCGGCCACGTCGCGGACCTCGGCCTCGACGCGATCATCCCGATCGGCGGCGAGGGCACGCTGAAGGCCGCGAACCTGCTCTCGCAGGCGGGTCTGCCGATCGTCGGCGTCCCCAAGACCATCGACAACGACATCGCGTCCACCGACGTCACCTTCGGCTTCGACACCGCCGTCGGGGTCGCCACCGAGGCGCTGGACCGGCTGAAGACCACCGCCGAGTCCCACCAGCGCGTGATGGTCGTCGAGGTCATGGGCCGCCACACCGGCTGGATCGCCCTGCACTCGGGCATGGCGGCCGGCGCGCACGCGATCGTCGTTCCGGAACGCCCCTTCGACATCGACGAGCTGACGGCGATCGTCGGCGAGCGGTTCTCGGCGGGCAAGCGGTTCGCGATCGTCGTGGTCGCCGAGGGCGCCAAGCCGCGCGCCGGCTCGATGGACTTCGAGGAGGGCGGCACCGACATGTACGGCCACGAGCGGTTCGCCGGCATCGGCAACCGGCTCGCGGTGGAGCTGGAGCACCGCCTGGGCAAGGAGGCCCGACCGGTGATCCTGGGCCACGTGCAGCGCGGCGGCACGCCCACCGCGTACGACCGGGTGCTGGCGACCCGCTTCGGCTGGCACGCCGTGGAGGCCGCCCACCGCGGCGAGTTCGGCATGCTGACCGCACTGCGCGGCACGGACATCGTGATGGTGCCGCTCGCCGAGGCGACCTCGACCCTCAAGACGGTCCCGGCCGAGCGCTACGACGAGGCCCAGACGGTTCTGTAA
- a CDS encoding alpha/beta hydrolase: MLAPSATAASAGRDNGAAEAVGVQIAAARAARTGIEWKDCPADWGFEKPIQCGWVKVPLDYTKPFGKTIDIAVDRIGSTGTKEERQGALIYNPGGPGGSGMRFPRRVTTKSPLWVNASKAYDFVGFDPRGVGHSAPISCIDPQEFVKAPKADPVPGSEADKRAQRKLAAEYADGCKERSGEMLPHMTTPNTVRDLDVIRAALGEQKLNFLGVSYGTYIGGVYATLFPTHVRRMIVDSVVNPDTDNIWYEANLGQDVAFQTRWNDWQDWVAKNDAVFHLGDTRAKVEAKYQELRAKAKANPIGGVVGPAELIGFFQGAPYYDSSWVPVAQTFAAWAAGDEQALVDAIAPDMSDTKGNAASENGNAVYTAVECADAKWPTSWAKWDRDNTKLHEKYPFLTWSNAWMNLPCATWKSKQSTPIEVGAKRGLAPVLIVQSERDAATPYEGAVELHRRLAGSRLITEQNAGSHGVTSLVNPCINTRVDTYLLTGKVDAKDVKCAPHATPVAPAPVAAKSLAEAPGADLPAREELPAVR; this comes from the coding sequence ATGCTCGCCCCGTCCGCCACGGCGGCCTCGGCCGGCCGCGACAACGGGGCCGCGGAGGCGGTGGGCGTCCAGATCGCCGCCGCCCGCGCCGCCCGCACCGGGATCGAGTGGAAGGACTGCCCCGCGGACTGGGGCTTCGAGAAGCCCATCCAGTGCGGCTGGGTGAAGGTCCCGCTCGACTACACCAAGCCGTTCGGCAAGACGATCGACATCGCCGTCGACCGGATCGGCAGCACGGGCACCAAGGAGGAGCGCCAGGGCGCGCTCATCTACAACCCCGGCGGTCCCGGCGGTTCCGGCATGCGCTTCCCGCGCAGGGTCACCACCAAGAGCCCGCTGTGGGTCAACGCCTCCAAGGCGTACGACTTTGTGGGCTTCGACCCCCGCGGTGTCGGCCACTCCGCGCCGATCTCCTGCATCGACCCGCAGGAGTTCGTCAAGGCTCCCAAGGCCGACCCGGTCCCGGGCTCCGAGGCCGACAAGCGCGCCCAGCGCAAGCTCGCCGCCGAGTACGCGGACGGCTGCAAGGAGCGCAGCGGCGAGATGCTGCCGCACATGACCACGCCGAACACCGTGCGCGACCTCGACGTGATCCGCGCCGCCCTCGGCGAGCAGAAGCTGAACTTCCTCGGCGTCTCCTACGGCACCTACATCGGCGGGGTCTACGCGACCCTGTTCCCGACGCACGTGCGCCGCATGATCGTCGACAGCGTGGTCAACCCGGACACGGACAACATCTGGTACGAGGCCAACCTCGGCCAGGACGTGGCCTTCCAGACGCGCTGGAACGACTGGCAGGACTGGGTCGCCAAGAACGACGCGGTCTTCCACCTCGGCGACACCCGCGCCAAGGTCGAGGCGAAGTACCAGGAGCTGCGCGCCAAGGCCAAGGCCAACCCGATCGGCGGGGTCGTCGGCCCGGCCGAGCTCATCGGCTTCTTCCAGGGCGCCCCGTACTACGACTCCTCCTGGGTGCCCGTCGCCCAGACCTTCGCCGCCTGGGCGGCCGGTGACGAGCAGGCGCTCGTCGACGCCATCGCCCCGGACATGTCGGACACCAAGGGCAACGCGGCGTCCGAGAACGGCAACGCCGTCTACACCGCGGTCGAGTGCGCCGACGCCAAGTGGCCCACCAGCTGGGCCAAGTGGGACCGGGACAACACCAAGCTGCACGAGAAGTACCCGTTCCTGACCTGGTCCAACGCGTGGATGAACCTGCCCTGCGCGACCTGGAAGTCCAAGCAGAGCACCCCGATCGAGGTCGGTGCCAAGCGCGGTCTGGCGCCGGTGCTGATCGTCCAGTCCGAGCGGGACGCGGCCACGCCGTACGAGGGCGCGGTCGAGCTGCACCGCCGCCTCGCCGGCTCCCGTCTGATCACCGAGCAGAACGCCGGCTCGCACGGTGTCACCAGCCTGGTGAACCCCTGCATCAACACGCGGGTCGACACCTACCTGCTGACCGGAAAGGTCGACGCGAAGGACGTGAAGTGCGCTCCGCACGCCACTCCTGTCGCCCCGGCCCCGGTCGCCGCGAAGTCGCTCGCCGAGGCTCCTGGCGCCGACCTCCCGGCCCGTGAGGAGCTCCCGGCCGTCCGCTAG
- a CDS encoding ATP-binding protein, producing the protein MADHQEASVTLPSDPASVATARRYVAEVLGEWGLSDDDITADSVRLIVSELATNAVQHTFGQSPTFTVDIRLEREEWLRIGVTDSHPRWPKRLPAAVQQDNGRGMVIIRWLTAEAGGRLSVSPTEDGGKTVWIALPWTVGAPARTATGC; encoded by the coding sequence ATGGCAGATCACCAGGAAGCATCCGTCACTCTGCCGAGCGATCCCGCTTCGGTCGCCACTGCCCGACGCTACGTCGCGGAGGTCCTGGGCGAATGGGGACTTTCCGATGACGACATCACCGCCGACAGTGTCCGGCTGATCGTCTCGGAGCTCGCCACCAACGCCGTGCAGCACACCTTCGGCCAGTCGCCCACCTTCACCGTCGACATCAGGCTGGAGCGCGAGGAGTGGCTGCGCATCGGCGTGACCGACAGCCATCCCCGCTGGCCCAAGCGGCTTCCGGCTGCCGTCCAGCAGGACAACGGCCGGGGCATGGTCATCATCCGGTGGCTCACCGCGGAAGCGGGCGGCCGGCTCTCGGTCAGCCCCACCGAGGACGGGGGCAAGACGGTCTGGATCGCGCTGCCCTGGACGGTCGGCGCGCCGGCGAGGACCGCCACCGGCTGCTGA
- a CDS encoding helix-turn-helix domain-containing protein, whose product MQHGPAVRRRKLGEELRALRDRSGLTSGEAARIAGWHQSKISRIETGRSGVKPEDIRLLLDVYGEIVSPEQRALLEALSASAAGPGPGGDTGRGRQWWHDYRGLLPQEYRDFISLEAGARSARTVELSVVPGLLQTPGYARAVTRAALGGLPEPKVDALVEVRLARQKVLRADPPLELSAVLDEAVLRRQIGGPGVMAGQLRHLVEVGRLPQVRLQVLPFSVGGHLGLTGPFVIFSFPNIADLDVVVLDHLTSSLYLERKEDLEAYSAAFRTIQAHALPPQDSSDLISSLADDA is encoded by the coding sequence GTGCAGCACGGTCCCGCGGTGCGTCGGCGCAAGCTCGGCGAGGAACTGCGTGCCCTGCGCGACCGGTCCGGTCTCACGAGTGGTGAGGCGGCCCGGATCGCGGGATGGCACCAATCGAAAATCAGCCGCATCGAGACGGGGCGCAGCGGGGTCAAGCCCGAGGACATCCGCCTGCTCCTCGACGTCTACGGGGAGATCGTGAGCCCCGAACAGCGTGCGCTGCTGGAAGCCCTGTCGGCCTCCGCGGCCGGTCCGGGTCCGGGCGGCGACACCGGGCGCGGCCGCCAGTGGTGGCACGACTACCGGGGGCTGCTGCCACAGGAGTACCGGGACTTCATCAGCCTGGAGGCGGGCGCCCGGTCGGCGCGCACGGTGGAGCTGTCCGTGGTTCCGGGGCTGCTGCAGACCCCCGGGTACGCGCGGGCGGTCACCCGGGCCGCGCTGGGCGGGCTGCCGGAGCCGAAGGTGGACGCGCTCGTCGAGGTGCGGCTGGCACGTCAGAAGGTGCTGCGGGCCGATCCGCCGCTGGAGCTGAGCGCCGTACTGGACGAGGCGGTGCTGCGCCGGCAGATCGGCGGACCCGGGGTGATGGCGGGGCAGCTGCGACACCTGGTGGAGGTGGGGCGGCTGCCTCAAGTGCGGCTGCAGGTACTGCCGTTCAGCGTAGGGGGCCATCTCGGCCTCACCGGTCCGTTCGTCATTTTCTCATTTCCGAACATCGCCGATCTGGATGTGGTGGTACTCGACCATTTGACGAGTAGCCTCTATCTGGAGCGGAAGGAAGACCTTGAGGCGTACAGCGCCGCGTTCCGCACCATCCAGGCGCACGCACTCCCGCCCCAGGACTCGTCGGATCTCATCAGCTCACTTGCTGACGACGCGTAA
- the ureG gene encoding urease accessory protein UreG: MHLDHAVTYPHRHTHGAAPLRADGTRRALRIGLGGPVGSGKTATVAALCRALRAELSMAVVTNDIYTREDAEFLLREAVLPPERIAAVETGACPHTAIRDDISANLEAVEELEEAFRETGPLDLILVESGGDNLTATFSRGLVDAQIFVIDVAGGDDIPRKGGPGVTTADLLVVNKTDLAPHVGSDLGRMARDAAEQRGELPVAFQSLRGPDGVAPVAAWVRERIAAWVVR; the protein is encoded by the coding sequence ATGCACCTCGACCACGCGGTGACCTACCCCCATCGCCACACGCACGGCGCCGCACCGCTGCGCGCCGACGGCACCCGGCGCGCCCTGCGCATCGGACTCGGCGGACCCGTCGGTTCCGGCAAGACCGCCACCGTCGCCGCCCTGTGCCGCGCCCTGCGCGCCGAACTGTCCATGGCCGTCGTCACCAACGACATCTACACGCGCGAGGACGCCGAGTTCCTGCTCCGCGAGGCCGTCCTGCCGCCCGAGCGGATCGCCGCCGTCGAGACCGGGGCCTGTCCGCACACCGCCATCCGCGACGACATCTCCGCCAACCTGGAGGCCGTCGAGGAACTGGAGGAGGCCTTCCGGGAGACCGGCCCGCTCGACCTGATCCTCGTCGAGTCCGGCGGGGACAACCTCACCGCCACCTTCTCCCGGGGGCTCGTCGACGCCCAGATCTTCGTCATCGACGTGGCCGGCGGGGACGACATCCCGCGCAAGGGCGGCCCCGGCGTCACCACTGCCGACCTCCTCGTCGTCAACAAGACCGACCTCGCCCCCCACGTCGGCTCCGACCTCGGGCGGATGGCCCGCGACGCCGCCGAGCAGCGCGGTGAACTGCCCGTCGCCTTCCAGTCGCTGCGCGGCCCGGACGGCGTGGCCCCGGTGGCCGCCTGGGTGCGCGAGCGGATCGCCGCCTGGGTCGTACGGTGA
- a CDS encoding cytochrome c oxidase assembly protein, translated as MDHSGHGMDMNMDLPSFTLGRGLEFSFDAFFLFGSLLGLALYGWGVLRLRRRGDSWPLGRTVAFTLGVLTVVLVTCTKLNDYGMVMFSVHMVQHMVISMITPILLLLGAPVTLALRALPPAARGHKGPRELLLMLLHSRYMRIITHPAFTIPMFIASLYGLYFTPLFDFLMESRTGHIAMMLHFLAVGLIFFWPIMGIDPGPHRPGYVMRMLELFAGMPFHAFFGIAVMMASEPMIKTYANPAASLDIDPLLDQQWGGGIAWAFSEIPSVLVLIALVYQWYHSEQRAAKRSDRAADRDGDQELEAYNSYLASLQARGQ; from the coding sequence ATGGATCACAGCGGGCACGGCATGGACATGAACATGGACCTGCCGTCCTTCACTCTCGGGCGCGGGCTGGAATTCTCCTTCGACGCCTTCTTCCTCTTCGGGTCCCTGCTGGGGCTCGCGCTGTACGGGTGGGGCGTTCTGCGGCTGCGCCGGCGCGGGGACTCCTGGCCGCTGGGCCGGACCGTCGCCTTCACCCTGGGCGTACTGACCGTGGTGCTGGTGACGTGCACCAAGCTGAACGACTACGGCATGGTCATGTTCAGCGTGCACATGGTCCAGCACATGGTGATCAGCATGATCACCCCGATCCTGCTGCTGCTGGGCGCTCCGGTGACGCTGGCGCTGCGCGCGCTGCCGCCCGCCGCGCGCGGCCACAAGGGCCCGCGCGAGCTGCTGCTGATGCTGCTGCACAGCCGCTACATGCGGATCATCACCCACCCTGCCTTCACGATCCCCATGTTCATCGCCAGCCTCTACGGCCTGTACTTCACCCCGCTCTTCGACTTCCTGATGGAGTCCAGGACCGGGCACATCGCGATGATGCTGCACTTCCTCGCGGTCGGCCTGATCTTCTTCTGGCCGATCATGGGCATCGACCCGGGGCCGCACCGCCCCGGCTACGTGATGCGGATGCTGGAGCTCTTCGCCGGCATGCCGTTCCACGCCTTCTTCGGGATCGCCGTGATGATGGCCAGCGAGCCGATGATCAAGACGTACGCGAACCCGGCGGCCTCCCTGGACATCGATCCGCTGCTCGACCAGCAGTGGGGCGGCGGCATCGCGTGGGCCTTCAGCGAGATCCCCTCGGTGCTGGTGCTGATCGCGCTGGTCTACCAGTGGTACCACTCCGAGCAGCGGGCGGCGAAGCGCTCCGACCGGGCCGCGGACCGCGACGGTGACCAGGAGCTGGAGGCGTACAACTCGTATCTGGCCTCGCTCCAGGCGCGTGGCCAGTAG
- a CDS encoding urease subunit beta: protein MIPGEIAYGDGPVRLNEGRPVTRLTVLNAADRPVQVGSHYHFAEANPGLDFDRSAARGLRLNIAAGTAVRFEPGIPVAVELVPLGGLRTVPGLRGETGGPLDG from the coding sequence ATGATCCCCGGCGAAATCGCCTACGGGGACGGTCCGGTGCGCCTCAACGAGGGCCGCCCCGTCACCCGTCTCACCGTGCTCAACGCCGCCGACCGGCCCGTCCAGGTCGGCTCCCACTACCACTTCGCCGAGGCCAACCCCGGTCTCGACTTCGACCGGTCCGCCGCCCGCGGACTCCGGCTCAACATCGCAGCCGGCACCGCCGTGCGGTTCGAGCCGGGCATCCCGGTCGCGGTGGAACTCGTACCGCTGGGCGGACTGCGCACCGTACCGGGACTGCGCGGGGAGACCGGAGGGCCGCTCGATGGCTGA